Proteins from one Oscillatoria nigro-viridis PCC 7112 genomic window:
- a CDS encoding cofactor assembly of complex C subunit B, which translates to MTKSDPNKVLRQLPLVAGGLAGTLLMVNRLLTEQITDSQARSDALGVIVSALLILTGLLWQQVQARSPDSVKLIGEEGFEFAPDLPEAVKIELAWASRLLLTNTATRSIVIVYQGKVLLRRGILGINPEVKPGPILQRVLDKNKPVYLVNLNIYPGRIEFDYLPENTQGVICQPIGSQGVLILGANAPRSYTKQDENWVEGIADKLENTLNRF; encoded by the coding sequence ATGACTAAATCCGATCCCAATAAAGTTTTGCGACAATTGCCCTTAGTTGCAGGAGGGCTAGCAGGTACGCTGCTAATGGTCAACCGCTTGCTGACAGAGCAAATTACAGATTCTCAAGCTCGATCGGACGCTTTGGGAGTAATTGTCAGCGCTTTGCTGATTTTAACAGGTTTGCTGTGGCAGCAGGTGCAAGCGCGATCGCCCGATTCCGTAAAACTGATCGGCGAAGAAGGTTTTGAATTTGCGCCGGATTTGCCGGAGGCCGTGAAAATAGAACTAGCCTGGGCGTCGCGTTTGCTGTTGACAAATACCGCCACAAGGTCGATCGTAATTGTGTATCAGGGAAAAGTCCTATTGCGGCGCGGTATTTTAGGCATCAATCCCGAAGTCAAACCAGGGCCGATTTTGCAGCGAGTGTTAGACAAAAATAAACCAGTTTATTTAGTAAATCTCAATATTTACCCTGGGCGAATAGAATTTGACTATTTGCCAGAAAATACTCAAGGAGTTATCTGTCAGCCGATCGGCAGCCAAGGCGTTTTAATTTTAGGTGCTAACGCGCCCCGCAGCTATACAAAACAAGATGAAAACTGGGTTGAAGGCATTGCCGACAAACTAGAAAATACCCTCAATCGATTTTAG
- the hpsJ-A gene encoding HpsJ-like protein, cyanoexosortase A-associated: MNDLQGEQGFSIYRLRWIGYGLLILSVLDAIAVLIPANFGNRLWELQTIGAVVERVPVPLLAMALIFFGEGYDRKGLEDVFLKVLSWVCLLLALVFLLMLPLGIFGAIYVNNQNNQQITTQANQQLAQLQQVEDRLKKGSPEDLKNLAGELTRLGVPADTQNPQQLKEQILSRITPAKERLQTQSAAVQSNQRLGLFKNAIKWLLGALISSVLFFTLWRGTDWAR, translated from the coding sequence ATGAATGACTTACAAGGCGAACAAGGTTTTTCTATCTACAGACTGCGTTGGATTGGCTACGGTCTATTAATTCTGTCTGTATTAGATGCGATTGCCGTTCTTATACCAGCCAATTTTGGCAATCGCCTCTGGGAATTGCAAACGATTGGGGCTGTAGTGGAACGGGTGCCAGTTCCTTTACTGGCAATGGCGCTGATATTTTTTGGAGAAGGGTACGACCGCAAAGGTTTGGAAGACGTTTTTTTGAAGGTTTTGTCTTGGGTTTGTCTGCTGCTGGCCCTGGTTTTTCTGTTGATGCTACCTTTGGGAATTTTTGGCGCTATCTACGTCAACAACCAAAACAACCAGCAAATTACTACTCAAGCAAACCAACAATTAGCTCAGTTGCAGCAGGTGGAAGATCGGCTAAAGAAGGGTAGTCCTGAAGATTTAAAGAATTTGGCGGGGGAACTTACTCGTTTGGGGGTACCAGCGGATACGCAAAACCCACAGCAATTGAAAGAGCAAATTCTTTCGAGAATTACTCCGGCTAAGGAACGGTTACAGACGCAAAGTGCTGCGGTTCAGTCAAATCAGCGCTTGGGGTTATTTAAAAATGCTATTAAGTGGCTGTTGGGCGCGCTGATTTCTAGTGTTTTGTTTTTTACACTGTGGCGCGGCACTGACTGGGCTCGGTAG
- a CDS encoding cyanoexosortase A system-associated protein, giving the protein MAITSWKPVRLSLLAVTLGGVLLVAGKLVFYPSDGKKVATPFEFPESVPLADWKLNKSAPIELSDNSEFKAARKYEYQKNSMALEIEMRYAVNTIGDVEGMMKGHTVLKSYPGKLALANTQGAGFHGILQQQNRLYLSSCINPRGSATVTSQQFRYNRNTRDWQPNRILFWLLGRGNIQDRRCLWTQMSVPLDKKTPEDAKKILENAWVSWYEWWQPRFPDP; this is encoded by the coding sequence ATGGCTATTACCTCTTGGAAACCAGTTAGGCTTTCCCTGTTGGCTGTTACTTTGGGAGGCGTTTTGTTGGTGGCCGGAAAATTGGTTTTCTATCCATCGGACGGCAAGAAGGTGGCAACCCCGTTTGAGTTTCCCGAGTCGGTGCCTCTAGCCGATTGGAAACTAAACAAGAGCGCGCCGATCGAACTTAGCGACAATTCAGAATTCAAAGCTGCCAGGAAATATGAATATCAAAAAAATAGCATGGCTCTAGAAATAGAGATGCGGTATGCGGTAAACACCATTGGGGATGTGGAAGGTATGATGAAAGGACATACTGTTCTCAAGTCGTATCCTGGTAAACTAGCATTGGCAAACACTCAAGGCGCGGGGTTTCACGGAATCTTGCAACAGCAAAATCGACTGTATTTGAGTTCGTGTATCAATCCTCGTGGCAGTGCTACAGTAACTTCCCAACAGTTTAGATATAATCGAAATACTCGCGATTGGCAGCCAAACCGTATTCTGTTTTGGTTGTTGGGTAGAGGAAATATTCAAGACCGGCGCTGTTTGTGGACTCAGATGTCTGTGCCTTTGGATAAAAAAACTCCAGAAGATGCCAAAAAAATTCTAGAGAATGCTTGGGTTTCTTGGTATGAGTGGTGGCAGCCGCGATTCCCCGATCCTTGA
- the crtA gene encoding cyanoexosortase A, with translation MTEINWLKHVQEPKYWLLGIACGLIALHLTLTSRTNDTDLFGTMLLFWGVVAFLIWERHESLTFESGVFASFFGTSLIALILLKSSSISGYDYFIRVVPFLSGISLALLASGTKGLKQYWQELLILGYTAIPPGLIGVFVDVALLTAKFSAFLLHYLGFEVVRKGVFLILEKGSVEVYHGCSGVNAMLQLLGLALVFLLMFPTTKGQKIILPFVAVITAFLVNAARVALLAVLVSLSQPEAFKYWHEGNGSVIFSMIAVFIFGLFCWFAILKDQPPNQEGQNC, from the coding sequence ATGACCGAAATCAACTGGCTCAAGCACGTCCAAGAACCTAAATACTGGCTGTTAGGCATCGCCTGCGGTTTGATTGCCCTACACCTAACTCTAACTTCCAGAACAAACGACACAGACCTGTTCGGTACAATGTTACTATTTTGGGGAGTCGTAGCATTTCTCATTTGGGAAAGGCACGAATCCTTAACTTTTGAAAGCGGAGTTTTCGCCAGCTTCTTTGGGACATCGTTAATTGCTTTAATATTGCTCAAAAGTTCGTCGATATCTGGATACGACTATTTTATAAGAGTTGTGCCGTTCTTATCTGGAATCAGTCTCGCATTGCTGGCTTCGGGAACAAAAGGACTGAAACAATATTGGCAGGAACTTCTAATTCTTGGCTATACAGCTATTCCTCCCGGATTGATCGGAGTATTCGTTGATGTCGCCCTATTAACAGCAAAATTTTCAGCTTTCCTCCTGCACTACCTAGGATTTGAAGTGGTGCGGAAAGGGGTTTTTCTAATCCTGGAAAAGGGCAGCGTGGAAGTTTATCACGGCTGTTCGGGGGTGAATGCGATGCTACAATTGTTAGGACTAGCTCTGGTTTTCTTACTGATGTTTCCTACCACTAAGGGTCAGAAAATAATATTGCCATTCGTGGCCGTAATTACTGCATTTCTAGTTAATGCCGCGCGAGTTGCTCTCCTGGCCGTGCTGGTATCGCTATCTCAACCCGAAGCATTTAAATACTGGCACGAAGGAAATGGTTCGGTAATATTTTCGATGATTGCTGTATTTATTTTCGGGTTATTCTGCTGGTTTGCAATTTTGAAAGACCAACCCCCAAATCAGGAAGGACAGAATTGCTAA
- the rfbB gene encoding dTDP-glucose 4,6-dehydratase encodes MTDNATQGMERYPRRLLVTGGAGFIGSNFVHHWCSSYPGDRVVVLDALTYAGNRQTLASLEGGENFRFVQGDICDRSLVDTLLKEENITTVAHFAAESHVDRSIIGPAAFVQTNVVGTFTLLEAFRKHFEAIDEASLKAQMRFLHVSTDEVYGSLGPDDPAFTETTAYSPNSPYSASKAGSDHLARAYFHTYGVPTIITNCSNNYGPYHFPEKLIPLMCINMLLGKPLPVYGDGQNVRDWLYVLDHCRALDAVIHRGQPGETYNVGGNNEVKNLDLVKMLCHLMDELAEDLPARPCEQLIAFVKDRAGHDRRYAIDATKIKTELGWTPSVTVEEGLRQTVEWYLAHREWWEPLLSEEYQTYYRKVYSN; translated from the coding sequence ATGACAGACAACGCGACTCAAGGCATGGAGCGATACCCTCGCCGATTGTTGGTGACGGGCGGGGCTGGATTTATCGGCTCGAATTTTGTGCATCACTGGTGCAGCAGCTATCCGGGCGATCGAGTAGTCGTACTCGACGCTTTAACCTACGCCGGAAACAGACAAACCCTGGCAAGTTTGGAAGGAGGCGAAAATTTTCGGTTTGTGCAGGGGGATATTTGCGATCGTAGCTTAGTCGATACCTTGCTCAAAGAAGAAAACATCACCACAGTCGCGCACTTTGCCGCAGAATCCCACGTTGACAGGTCAATTATCGGGCCCGCAGCCTTTGTTCAAACAAACGTTGTCGGAACCTTCACACTTTTAGAAGCCTTCCGCAAGCATTTTGAAGCAATTGATGAGGCATCTCTCAAAGCACAAATGCGCTTCCTCCACGTTTCTACCGACGAAGTTTACGGCAGTCTCGGTCCCGATGACCCGGCATTTACAGAAACAACTGCCTACTCGCCCAACAGTCCCTACTCAGCCTCCAAAGCTGGCAGCGACCACCTCGCCCGCGCCTATTTCCACACCTACGGCGTCCCGACAATTATCACCAACTGTTCCAACAATTACGGCCCCTATCACTTCCCAGAAAAGCTCATTCCGTTAATGTGCATCAATATGTTATTGGGCAAACCGCTGCCAGTATACGGCGACGGTCAAAACGTGCGAGATTGGCTCTACGTTCTCGACCACTGCCGCGCTTTAGATGCCGTTATTCACCGCGGCCAACCAGGGGAAACCTACAATGTTGGCGGTAACAACGAGGTAAAAAATCTCGATTTAGTCAAAATGCTGTGCCACCTAATGGACGAATTAGCTGAGGATTTACCCGCCCGTCCTTGCGAACAATTGATCGCATTTGTCAAAGACAGAGCCGGGCACGATCGGCGTTATGCTATTGATGCCACCAAAATTAAAACAGAGTTAGGTTGGACTCCCTCAGTAACAGTTGAAGAAGGTTTGCGACAGACTGTAGAATGGTACTTAGCCCATCGGGAGTGGTGGGAACCCCTGCTTTCGGAGGAATATCAAACTTACTACCGGAAAGTCTACTCTAACTAA
- a CDS encoding DUF1517 domain-containing protein yields MNAWRDRFNQFTGKTRLAVCRVFVHLTGEEVAPLLGVLNRTARQAIDADGDIAVLGEGLVEICNHLLQYDNYWQAAANEGDVFWNESEAGDYVDELFTDSAERYLSEPQYSTSVYDKNSPLSLPVTRNVVVMLTVAYEGEVPALETDLADISALKVGLKAMINLHYQERLRAVQVHFSPAQLGDELTNDQVLVNFPELIPI; encoded by the coding sequence ATGAATGCTTGGCGCGATCGATTCAATCAATTTACAGGTAAAACTAGATTGGCAGTTTGCCGGGTGTTCGTTCACCTAACAGGCGAAGAAGTTGCACCGCTGTTAGGAGTTCTCAACCGCACCGCCAGACAAGCAATTGATGCCGATGGCGACATAGCAGTTTTAGGAGAAGGCCTTGTAGAAATTTGCAATCACCTGTTGCAGTACGACAACTACTGGCAAGCAGCAGCCAATGAAGGCGATGTTTTTTGGAATGAAAGCGAAGCCGGCGATTATGTGGATGAACTTTTCACGGATTCCGCCGAGCGCTATCTCAGCGAGCCTCAATACAGCACATCTGTTTACGATAAAAATTCCCCCTTGTCTTTGCCGGTAACTAGAAATGTCGTAGTGATGCTGACAGTTGCTTATGAAGGCGAAGTTCCTGCCCTAGAAACTGACCTTGCTGACATCAGCGCGCTGAAAGTCGGTTTAAAAGCAATGATTAATTTACATTACCAAGAAAGGCTCCGAGCTGTGCAAGTTCACTTTTCTCCCGCACAGTTGGGAGACGAACTTACCAACGACCAAGTGTTGGTCAATTTCCCCGAACTTATTCCCATTTAA
- a CDS encoding S-layer homology domain-containing protein: MSSSQPPSGERNPLGLDELIAILVAFGTMGAILFWVTGKNPDRFNARNWQFPAVFSQPAVTPASPGILTPAPPNSDLPEAKLSRRESPATTPVPSKPDVAPVAPLGPVLPQNPPVGVIVVPPKPIVRSTPNPAITKPKADKPKADKPKVGPVIFSDVPDKYWARPFIVALVDRKIFADFTDSKFRPDEPITRAELARLIQRMSEDKEPIRKPIDFKDVKDKSPLAPAIEHTVKTGYLKGYPNNEFRPDKNIPRVEVIAALASGLSLKPSTKASKTLQVYTDRAKVPKWAVNKVAAATEAGIVVNHPKPALLQPNRTATRAEVAAMIYQAMAKKGKVPAKSSEYVVKPVKLSR, from the coding sequence ATGTCTTCTTCACAACCCCCGTCAGGGGAAAGAAACCCTCTAGGATTGGATGAATTGATTGCAATCTTGGTTGCCTTCGGCACGATGGGAGCAATTTTATTTTGGGTAACAGGTAAAAATCCCGATCGATTTAATGCCAGAAATTGGCAATTTCCAGCCGTTTTCTCTCAACCTGCTGTTACGCCTGCGAGCCCGGGAATATTAACGCCTGCGCCGCCGAATTCGGATTTGCCTGAAGCGAAGCTATCCCGCAGGGAATCGCCCGCTACAACCCCCGTTCCCTCAAAACCGGATGTCGCACCTGTTGCACCTTTAGGGCCGGTTTTACCGCAAAATCCTCCGGTGGGTGTAATCGTTGTGCCTCCCAAGCCAATTGTGCGATCGACTCCCAATCCAGCAATTACCAAACCGAAAGCCGATAAACCGAAAGCCGATAAACCGAAAGTTGGGCCCGTTATATTTTCCGATGTTCCGGACAAATATTGGGCGCGTCCGTTCATTGTCGCTTTAGTCGATCGGAAAATTTTTGCTGATTTCACTGACAGCAAATTTCGTCCCGACGAACCGATAACGCGAGCCGAACTAGCGCGGTTAATTCAGCGAATGTCCGAGGACAAAGAGCCGATCCGAAAACCAATTGATTTTAAAGACGTAAAAGACAAGAGTCCTTTAGCTCCTGCGATCGAGCACACCGTCAAAACTGGATATCTTAAAGGATACCCAAACAATGAGTTCCGTCCCGACAAAAATATTCCCCGTGTCGAAGTCATCGCAGCTTTAGCGAGCGGTTTGAGCCTGAAACCATCAACAAAAGCAAGCAAAACTTTACAGGTTTATACAGACAGGGCAAAAGTGCCGAAATGGGCCGTTAACAAAGTAGCAGCAGCCACGGAAGCTGGCATTGTTGTCAACCACCCGAAGCCCGCACTTTTGCAGCCTAATAGAACGGCAACTCGCGCTGAAGTAGCAGCCATGATTTACCAAGCTATGGCCAAAAAAGGCAAAGTACCGGCTAAGTCTTCTGAGTATGTCGTGAAGCCTGTAAAGTTGTCCAGGTAA
- a CDS encoding peptidoglycan-binding protein, with protein sequence MDGLAYLHLAETWETVACQSRSTNSKMHLNLAYTPLLFFTIALTIFNLVNPALALKKGDSGPEVAELQKTLQNAGYFRGKATGFYGSVTQAAVKKFQAEKNLKVDGIVGPKTLSALKGKPEEASIEAAKKIAPNVDRPSPSPSATENTNKLEDTTKTQPQEPLFQEPSLPPFKTETSEDKKSELPTTKLVNPPDNTQGKMTLKKIIYGKISPKSIVYSGAGLFFAQNMMYSHTITVYDRNFNLVKTIPDTVNLSKFGFSKFKGNYQGSPVEAAFSTDGKYAYVSNYQMYGSGFSNPGSDRCSPAAKHDQSFIYRINTQTLKIEKVIPVGAVPKFNAVSPDNRFALSSNWCSWDLSVVDINKNLEIERVKLGAYPRGIVVTPDSKNAYVAIMGSSDIAKVNLIDFSVEWLRNIGNAPRHLTIDPKGNYLYATLNGEGNVAKIDLKTGKVVDKVSTGKAPRSMTISDEGKLLYVVNYFSNTVSKVRTSDMKVLQTVKVNSSPIGITYDPETNQVWVACYSGSIMVFQD encoded by the coding sequence ATGGACGGACTGGCCTACCTACATTTAGCTGAAACTTGGGAAACGGTTGCGTGTCAAAGTCGATCGACCAACTCAAAAATGCACCTGAATTTAGCCTATACTCCTTTACTTTTCTTTACGATCGCTCTCACAATTTTCAATTTAGTCAATCCCGCACTCGCCCTCAAAAAAGGCGATTCAGGCCCGGAAGTAGCCGAACTCCAGAAAACTCTACAAAACGCAGGCTATTTTCGCGGTAAGGCTACAGGATTTTACGGTTCTGTCACCCAGGCTGCTGTGAAAAAGTTTCAAGCAGAGAAGAACCTGAAAGTTGACGGAATTGTCGGCCCTAAAACCTTGTCAGCGCTGAAAGGTAAGCCGGAAGAGGCGAGTATTGAAGCTGCGAAAAAAATCGCGCCAAACGTCGATCGACCGTCGCCATCTCCTAGCGCCACAGAAAACACAAACAAACTCGAAGATACAACTAAAACTCAGCCCCAAGAACCTCTATTTCAAGAACCTTCTTTGCCACCCTTTAAAACAGAAACTTCCGAGGATAAAAAAAGTGAATTACCAACCACCAAGCTAGTAAATCCTCCCGACAACACTCAAGGAAAAATGACCTTGAAAAAAATAATTTACGGCAAGATATCGCCAAAATCAATAGTTTATTCGGGAGCCGGTTTGTTTTTTGCCCAAAACATGATGTACAGCCACACAATCACAGTTTACGACAGGAACTTTAATTTAGTCAAGACTATTCCCGATACAGTAAACTTGTCGAAGTTCGGCTTTTCTAAATTCAAAGGCAATTATCAAGGTTCTCCCGTAGAAGCTGCTTTTTCAACTGACGGCAAATATGCCTACGTATCCAACTATCAAATGTACGGTTCGGGGTTTAGCAATCCGGGGAGCGACAGGTGCTCTCCAGCGGCAAAACACGACCAAAGTTTTATTTACCGCATCAATACCCAAACTTTAAAAATAGAAAAAGTAATTCCTGTAGGTGCAGTTCCGAAATTCAATGCTGTTTCGCCTGACAATCGCTTCGCGCTCTCTAGCAATTGGTGCAGTTGGGATTTGAGCGTAGTTGATATCAATAAAAATCTCGAAATCGAGCGGGTGAAACTGGGTGCATATCCTCGGGGTATTGTTGTCACTCCTGACTCAAAAAATGCTTATGTTGCCATCATGGGTTCTTCCGATATTGCGAAAGTGAATCTCATCGACTTTTCGGTAGAATGGCTGAGGAATATTGGCAATGCGCCGCGTCACTTGACGATCGATCCCAAGGGCAACTATCTTTATGCCACTTTGAACGGTGAAGGAAATGTGGCAAAAATTGACCTAAAAACTGGTAAAGTTGTAGACAAAGTTTCGACAGGAAAAGCACCTCGCAGCATGACAATTTCCGATGAGGGAAAACTGCTTTATGTGGTCAACTATTTCTCGAATACTGTTAGCAAAGTGAGGACGAGCGATATGAAAGTGCTGCAAACAGTGAAGGTTAATTCAAGTCCGATCGGGATTACTTACGATCCAGAAACTAATCAGGTTTGGGTAGCTTGCTATTCGGGCAGTATTATGGTGTTTCAAGATTAA
- the alr gene encoding alanine racemase, protein MLSWEQTAAESPTKESRQTLLWDGDGELCQRAWVEIDLAALTHNVKQLKKLLSPHTELMAVVKADAYGHGAVAVSQTALQAGASWLGVATIPEGIELREAGIEAPILLLGATHTAQQVKAIAQWHLQPTICTAKQALIFSEVLAGLNQSLPVHAKLDTGMSRLGTPWQEATEFVQLVKRLPNLKLASIYSHLATADSPDPAVMREQHQRFQRAIEQIKIAGINPPRLHLANSAAALADPDLHYDLVRVGLATYGLYPAPHLQPIANLKPAMQVKARVTQVKTIEAGTGVSYGYQFIAQRPTQIAVIGIGYADGIPRNLSNKIQVLVRGQFVRQVGAVTMDQLMLDVTDIPDLEVGEVVTLLGKDGENQITADDWAVILGTISWEILCGFKHRLPRVAVHY, encoded by the coding sequence ATGTTGAGTTGGGAACAAACAGCCGCAGAATCACCGACAAAAGAATCCCGCCAGACGTTGCTGTGGGACGGTGACGGGGAACTTTGCCAGCGGGCTTGGGTAGAAATCGATTTAGCAGCTTTAACTCACAATGTAAAACAGCTTAAAAAGCTCTTATCTCCCCACACAGAACTGATGGCAGTTGTGAAAGCGGATGCTTACGGGCACGGTGCTGTTGCAGTCAGTCAAACAGCATTGCAAGCAGGTGCTAGTTGGCTGGGAGTGGCGACAATTCCCGAAGGAATAGAATTGCGAGAAGCTGGCATAGAAGCGCCGATTTTGTTGTTGGGGGCAACCCATACAGCCCAACAGGTAAAGGCGATCGCTCAATGGCACTTGCAGCCCACTATTTGTACTGCCAAACAAGCCCTAATTTTTTCGGAAGTTCTCGCTGGTCTTAACCAATCTTTGCCAGTTCACGCTAAGTTGGATACGGGAATGTCTCGCTTGGGTACGCCCTGGCAGGAAGCTACAGAATTTGTGCAATTAGTCAAGCGGTTGCCCAATTTAAAATTAGCCAGCATTTACTCTCATTTGGCGACAGCCGACAGTCCCGATCCCGCAGTTATGAGAGAGCAGCACCAGCGGTTTCAACGGGCGATCGAGCAAATTAAAATAGCAGGAATTAACCCCCCTCGCCTCCACTTGGCAAACTCTGCTGCCGCCCTCGCTGACCCGGATTTGCACTACGATTTAGTGCGAGTCGGTTTAGCTACCTACGGTCTTTATCCAGCGCCTCACTTGCAGCCGATCGCCAATTTAAAGCCCGCAATGCAGGTAAAAGCTAGGGTAACGCAGGTGAAAACAATTGAAGCAGGAACCGGAGTCAGTTACGGCTATCAATTTATAGCTCAGCGCCCGACACAGATTGCCGTAATTGGTATTGGCTATGCAGATGGTATTCCGCGCAATCTTTCTAATAAAATACAGGTTTTAGTCAGGGGTCAGTTCGTGCGGCAAGTAGGAGCCGTGACGATGGATCAATTAATGCTGGATGTAACTGATATTCCCGATTTAGAAGTCGGCGAAGTGGTGACTCTGTTGGGCAAAGATGGGGAAAATCAAATTACTGCTGACGATTGGGCAGTCATTTTAGGAACTATTTCGTGGGAAATTCTTTGCGGTTTTAAACACCGATTGCCCCGCGTAGCAGTACACTATTAA
- a CDS encoding mechanosensitive ion channel family protein, with the protein MTVIQTFLPIAQTLYSQLDTERTQALAVAQEFSKKFVELGFKIVPQLLWAIGILLITRFAIGVVGRVTRRALSRTEATLRKFLVQAAEITILVVGVVATLNQLGIQTTSVVAVVGAAGLAIGLAWQNTLSHFAAGVMLISLRPFEVGDGIEAGDVKGVVDSIGIFSTTVVTDDRIKIIVPNNQLFNGTLKNTTAMGTRRVDLKIDIGDRPIRPTVAELLEIAHSHPLVLENPPPTCLVAEITPDTTILSLRPWCASVAYEQVRSQVQQYVKEAMDADKNQEP; encoded by the coding sequence ATGACAGTGATTCAGACGTTTTTACCAATAGCTCAAACTTTGTATTCCCAGCTAGATACAGAAAGAACACAAGCCTTGGCAGTAGCCCAAGAATTCTCGAAAAAATTCGTAGAATTGGGGTTTAAAATTGTACCTCAACTGCTGTGGGCGATCGGCATTTTGTTAATTACGCGATTTGCGATCGGCGTGGTGGGGCGGGTGACTCGCCGAGCACTGAGTCGCACCGAAGCCACGCTGCGGAAATTCTTAGTTCAAGCTGCTGAAATTACGATTTTGGTAGTGGGAGTAGTCGCCACTTTGAATCAGTTGGGAATTCAAACTACCAGCGTGGTTGCGGTAGTTGGTGCAGCGGGTTTGGCGATCGGTTTGGCTTGGCAAAATACTTTGTCGCACTTTGCTGCTGGGGTAATGTTGATTAGTTTGCGGCCCTTTGAAGTCGGGGATGGGATTGAAGCTGGCGATGTTAAGGGAGTGGTGGACAGCATCGGGATTTTTTCAACAACCGTGGTGACAGACGATCGCATAAAAATTATTGTCCCGAACAATCAGTTGTTTAACGGTACACTGAAAAATACAACGGCAATGGGAACGAGGCGAGTAGACTTGAAGATTGATATTGGCGATCGGCCAATTCGTCCAACTGTAGCTGAGTTATTAGAAATTGCCCACTCTCACCCCCTGGTTTTGGAGAATCCGCCCCCGACTTGTTTGGTGGCCGAGATTACTCCCGATACAACTATTTTATCTCTCCGGCCTTGGTGCGCGTCGGTCGCCTACGAACAAGTGCGATCGCAAGTTCAACAATATGTCAAAGAGGCAATGGATGCCGACAAAAATCAAGAACCATAG
- a CDS encoding patatin-like phospholipase family protein: MSQWYPQQILQEPGVRITPTEKQTILSKFPPPDENGQIYADGVFEGGGVRGVAFLGALRCCSDLGIRWRKLAGTSAGAITAAVLATDLSIDDLEEILGQLDYSIFLTQKNSPLILNGDPADDLQSPAWTLLFLTISRQMGEYSAQPFRQWLETMLGRGNLHTFADVKQIVKDRELKVVISNLTRGEMLVLPDDLHRRESTDSDSLYEQLRLKSAEDFSVAEAVRLSMSIPLFFEPGKLGDDLIVDGGILSNFPLWIYDKQSVGSTPVAPRWFTFGFRLVDTGIESKVKIDTPLSMLAAMFRTMMKARDRYHQREMDKGRVINIDVTEAGVTTTDFNLDGDRKAHLYRLGYLYTKRFFLSSNFSWEKHLKARGFGEEAGG; encoded by the coding sequence ATGAGTCAGTGGTATCCGCAGCAAATTTTGCAAGAACCCGGTGTCAGAATCACCCCAACGGAGAAACAAACAATTCTCAGCAAATTTCCCCCTCCCGACGAAAACGGTCAAATCTATGCCGACGGGGTTTTTGAAGGCGGTGGCGTGCGCGGAGTTGCGTTTTTAGGAGCACTCAGGTGCTGTAGCGATTTGGGCATCCGGTGGCGAAAATTGGCCGGCACTTCGGCAGGTGCAATTACTGCCGCAGTATTGGCAACCGACTTGTCAATTGATGATTTAGAGGAAATTTTAGGACAGCTCGATTACAGCATATTTTTAACTCAAAAAAACAGTCCTCTAATTTTAAACGGCGACCCCGCCGACGACTTGCAATCTCCTGCTTGGACGCTGCTTTTTCTCACAATTAGCCGTCAGATGGGAGAATATTCGGCGCAGCCGTTCCGGCAGTGGCTGGAAACAATGCTCGGTCGAGGTAACTTGCACACTTTTGCCGATGTCAAACAAATCGTAAAAGACCGGGAATTAAAAGTAGTAATATCCAACCTCACTCGCGGTGAAATGTTGGTGCTGCCCGACGACTTACACAGACGCGAATCGACGGATTCCGATTCTTTGTACGAGCAGTTGCGACTCAAAAGCGCTGAAGATTTTAGTGTGGCTGAAGCCGTTCGGTTGTCGATGAGTATTCCCCTATTTTTTGAACCGGGAAAACTCGGCGATGACTTAATTGTAGATGGCGGAATTTTGAGCAATTTCCCCCTGTGGATTTATGACAAACAATCCGTCGGTTCGACTCCGGTGGCGCCCCGCTGGTTTACCTTTGGGTTTCGATTAGTCGATACTGGAATTGAGAGTAAAGTTAAGATTGATACTCCCCTGTCGATGCTGGCGGCGATGTTCAGAACGATGATGAAAGCAAGAGACCGCTATCACCAGCGAGAAATGGATAAGGGCAGGGTGATTAATATTGATGTGACTGAAGCTGGGGTGACGACAACGGACTTTAATCTCGATGGCGATCGCAAGGCTCACCTGTACCGCTTGGGGTATTTGTATACTAAGAGGTTCTTTTTGAGCTCCAATTTTAGTTGGGAGAAGCACTTGAAGGCTAGGGGCTTTGGGGAAGAGGCTGGAGGTTGA